DNA from Daucus carota subsp. sativus chromosome 1, DH1 v3.0, whole genome shotgun sequence:
ACACAAACAGTAAAAATAAGTTGTTATTCCCTCTGTCcttttttaaatatcatatttgCCCAAAACAcgtatattaagaaaaattaaatattataagttgttttcatgtATGctcttatttattatattatcaagTTCTAAGTGTGTATATTGGTGGCAAAGTCAAATATTAGAAATAACATTTAAGaggtaaatatgaaaaaatgtgTATAAACATGTATTGGGATAAGAATGAGACAACTATTTAGAAACAATTTCTTTTGCAAATGTGAAACTAAAACGGGAGAGAGCGAGTATTTCATAAGCTAAGTTTAAAAACATTCAAagctttattattattacactCTCTTTGTCCCAGAAGGTTCTTTACCTTAGTTTTTTGGCACATATTTTGAGTattctataaaaataattaagtaatatatttttttaattttttatcctgAATAAAAACTTGaggtttaaattattatttagaaaaacaattaaaaaatattatgaaacttttataattttttttaaaatactacgGGTAAATAATGAAATTAAACAACATGATCGGACCAGGGTGTATTATATTAGAGCATCACTcttaaatgattttttaaattgaaatttaagGAAGGACAAAAAAATTTGTTGCtccaagagcctcttgtttccctctcctctctcttcaaagttaagagccactatatagttcttttttttttttgacttattttttataataaaatattcattcccTCTAAATTGCATATAAACTTTTGTCATATACAAGtccaaacaaaaataatatttaaatttaagagcaagtataaaaaatattgttaaagtTAATGCTCTTAAATTTGTATTAatttaaggggccgtttggaaacatgcatttcatttTAAATGATGGATTTCGAATGACagaatttgagttgtcatttcaaattctcaaatttaCTAATACTTGAATGTGTGAATTTCatatgaaatccaaatccaaattctcaaacaagttatttgatcaaatctagaatttcaaataaaatttaggactttttttattcataaccacgttttcaatcttattttaaaaaatactaccttctccaatcttattttcaaaaatactaccttctctaaaatattttcaaaaatactgtggttgcatatgcaaccatatatgcaactacaaatcctgatttcaagttccataTATCGagtccaaagatgaggtcgaaaatgacatttgaaaactggaacttgaaatcaggaattcagttgcataagaggttgcattcagttgattctattgtaatctaatagccccgccaggggcacccatacatcagttgcaacttacagttttcctttgcatatgagattgcatatgaagttgcatgcaacctcatatgcaacctaatatgcaactaaatacaactgaaaactgtaagttgcaactgatgtatgggtgcccctagcggggccattagattgcaataaaatcaactaaatgcaacctcatatgcaactaaatgcaactgaaaattgTAAGTTACAACTGATGTATGCGTGCCcttggcggggccattagattgcaatagaatcaactgaatgcaatctcatatgcaactaaatgcaaccatatatgcaactgaatttctaatttcaagttccagttttcaaatgtaattttcgacctcatctttggagaatgatatttgaaaactggaatttgaaatcaggaattcaattgcatatatggttgcatatgcaaccaccgtatttttggaaaatatttttaaaaagatagtatttttgaaaatattttagagaaggtagtacttttgaaaataaaattggagaaagtagtatttttgaaaataagattgaaaaaacagtatacaaaATAATTCCCCAAAAATTTAGGCTCCCAAATAGGcagaaatttaatattttatattatatttatcagtATACTTATTTGGACCCTTGCATGTATATTTTCTAGGTCCAGGTTACATTAcctaggaaaaaaaaaatagcacaAGAATTATCTCTCTCCTCACGTATTTATATACACACCTATACACACGTATACATACACATACTCACCCAATTCACTAGTGAAGCAATTCAGTTCCTGCCCAAGCTGACCCAGAATAAAATAAGATCAATCCACTGATTCAACTACTGTTTTATCGTTTATAATATCACATATATTATCTGGTTAGTACTCTTTTTTCATCAGTTTATTTCTTGATTCGTGGTTCGATTctcaattttattcaatttgatCAAGTGCCCAATTGCCCATTTGATCGATTCTTgcattgatttgatttttaggcCTTAATTTGAGAATATGGTGTTTCAGGATTCTTGATTTTTTGGTCAACGGTATGGGGTTTGAGTGTTATTGATTTTTCATGGGTATATGATGCTTGTTGATTGTTTGtcttgttatattttattaatatggtCTTATTTGAATATATTGAAAATGTGAAAGATGTAGTTTTTAGTAATGGTAATGAGTGATTGAGTTTGGAGGAACTCTATGGTAGTGAAATTATGTCGAATTAGTGGATATGTCTGATATAGTTGATTTCTATAATTgggaatttttgttttttagggCTAATGCTTTTTTGGGTATGGTTGTATTTGAATTGTCAACTTGTTagtgttataattttattatttcacgGCAGAAGCTATTAAATATCAGTACTGTTTTCTGCATAACCTTCTGGTTTGCTGCTCTTTTAAGCGTTTCTTATATAAGATGATATTTTTAGGCTTGTGTAATTCATTATGTTATTTTGGCGGTTATATGGTTTGCCGAAGATTCTGATATGACATCTTTTGTTCACAGAGTTTGAGGAGGAGCATTCGTTAAATTGTAATTTGAAGTGTGTATGTTGCTTCGCGTGACAGGGTGAATGGTGTCGCCTTAGATAAAAGTTACGTGCTGCCTTAGAATTTTACATCCCATGTGTTCTTCATATCCTGTTTATTGGTGGACATAGATTACTTTTCCTTTCTGGGATTGCATAGTTAAAGCCAAATAGCAAGTTCCCTGTCTATGGAGCGAACAGAACACCAAAACGAACGCGAACATGTTATTGACATTACAAGTAACAGAGGACCATCCTCTTCTAGCTCCACCCAAGATAGACCACAAAATGGATCAGATACACGGCGGATTGAAGAACAACCTTCCACAAGTGTGAGGCCTTCCGTGCTTCAACCTTCCTTTACTATAGCTAATGGGTCAATCTCAAGAAGTTCTTCATCAGTTAGGAGAgggaatgggaatgggaatgggcATGGTCGCCGTAGAAGTCCACTTAATTCTGGATTATGGATATCTGTTGAATTAGTTATAACCGTGAGCCAAATTATTGCCTCCATCATTGTTTTGTCCCTGTTCAGGGATGAAAGTCCGCATGCTCCGCTGCGTGAATGGATTCTGGGGTATGCTTCTGGGTGCGTTGCTACACTTCCTCTTCTTTATTGGCGTTATCATCATCGTAATCAAACATCAGAGCAAGATTCATCTCAGCCTCGTCAGAATTCTCCCGAGAGTAACATTACAGCACGAACAAATTCTTACAGTTTATCTTCAGGTACTAGAACCATGGAAGATGAAGATCACCAGACGATTGCTGCTTCTGGAAGTGTTCAAGGTGGTACAATTCTGAATGCAAGGTAGGACATTATATTATGCTCTTGTACGGTACTCATTCTGTACCTTGATTTATTACACTTTGTGACTTCATGGACATGCATTGGACTGGTACTATTTAATTGTAATGTTAACTGCTCCCATCGTTTACCGTTTTTATCAGAATTCTTAATTTGCTCCTTTTATTTGGTTAATATATTCTATAGACAAGTTATATGTTAATCTAGACAAAAAGCAAGAGAATATTACCAAATGGAATCATTGTATACtttccttctttttcttttttttttgaactccCAGTTTTCTGATCTTGTGTACTTTTTTTTTACACTTGCAAATCTTTATATGAATGGTCTATAAGCTGTAACATTTCCCACAATTGTACACATGCTGGTCGCCTGGTCGGTTGGTCGGTAGTCTTATCATCAGACTGAATATGTCTGAATCATTTCTATGCTAAATTTTCTATTCTTAACCCACATTGAACATTGTCACCTCGTCACAAGTCTATGATAGCTAAGTATGACAGTATGTGATCATTATCACTTCGGTTAGTCCATAGGCCAACATCTATTTGAAGCAAGACCAATCAAGTACCTAGGCTTTTTTACACTCGCTTATGTGTTCGGAAATGGTGTCAGTGGAATCAAGGTACACAAAAAAAAGCTCGTCTCATACAGATTTTGCCTCTAATTACTCGGCTGTTATTTTTCGTACTTGTGCCAAACTTGCGCTAAAAGGgaaaaaatacttaaaatataggtGGTTTTGTTTATATGGGGAGGGTATGGAAGGTGGGGAGATTTCATTTGTTTCCTATTTTTCCAAATCAATAGCTAAATAAAGTTACCTTACTGGTATCAAAAACCGGTCTCAAATGTTTCTTTCCTTGTAGAGTCAAGGTACTCATGGAGTACTTAAAGATGGCTCTGGATTGCTTCTTTGCTGTATGGTTCGTAGTTGGCAATGTTTGGATTTTTGGGGGTCACTCATCTTCCACTGAAGCTCCAAACCTGTACAGGTGAAATATTAAATGCAAAAGATTTATGGTTTATGTGGATTTAGTTCCTGCAGTTTTAatcaatttttgttttaaatttgcaGATTGTGTATAGTATTTCTTGCTTTTAGCTGTATTGGGTATGCAATGCCATTTATACTATGTGCTACTATCTGCTGCTGCCTACCTTGCATTATTTCTGTGCTGGGCTTTAGAGAGGAGCTAAATCAAAATAGGGGAGCCACTCCAGAATCAATAAATTCTCTTCCAACCTACAAGTTCaagataaagaaaaacagaGTTGGGAGTGATAGAGAAACCAATTCTGGTAGCA
Protein-coding regions in this window:
- the LOC108205841 gene encoding E3 ubiquitin-protein ligase At1g63170; amino-acid sequence: MERTEHQNEREHVIDITSNRGPSSSSSTQDRPQNGSDTRRIEEQPSTSVRPSVLQPSFTIANGSISRSSSSVRRGNGNGNGHGRRRSPLNSGLWISVELVITVSQIIASIIVLSLFRDESPHAPLREWILGYASGCVATLPLLYWRYHHRNQTSEQDSSQPRQNSPESNITARTNSYSLSSGTRTMEDEDHQTIAASGSVQGGTILNARVKVLMEYLKMALDCFFAVWFVVGNVWIFGGHSSSTEAPNLYRLCIVFLAFSCIGYAMPFILCATICCCLPCIISVLGFREELNQNRGATPESINSLPTYKFKIKKNRVGSDRETNSGSNEGIVAAGTEKERVISGEDAVCCICLSKYANNDELRELPCSHFFHKECVDKWLKINALCPLCKGEVGDKILSTLSRENTNSQMNAVL